One genomic region from Amycolatopsis sp. FBCC-B4732 encodes:
- a CDS encoding pyridoxamine 5'-phosphate oxidase family protein, with product MVDDVGFGLLLDRQQCLALLRTASLGRVIFTHRAMPAVRPVRFTVVEDAVVFAVPAASPLYAGARDAVVAFEADEYADDLGAGWYVSLLGRAAESGAVDIACPCPCPVPPGHRFLRVPAESISGHRLACHAQ from the coding sequence ATGGTGGACGACGTGGGCTTCGGGCTCTTGCTGGACCGGCAGCAATGCCTGGCGCTGCTGCGGACGGCGAGCCTCGGGCGGGTGATCTTCACCCACCGGGCGATGCCGGCGGTCCGCCCGGTCCGCTTCACGGTCGTCGAGGACGCCGTGGTGTTCGCCGTCCCGGCGGCCAGTCCCCTCTACGCGGGTGCGCGCGACGCCGTCGTCGCGTTCGAAGCCGACGAATACGCCGACGACCTCGGCGCCGGCTGGTACGTCAGCCTGCTCGGGCGGGCCGCCGAGTCCGGCGCGGTCGACATCGCCTGCCCGTGCCCCTGCCCGGTGCCGCCGGGCCACCGCTTCCTGCGCGTCCCGGCCGAGTCGATCAGCGGTCACCGCCTCGCCTGCCACGCCCAGTAA
- a CDS encoding sigma-70 family RNA polymerase sigma factor yields the protein MSPHSAEGASAPPATFTLDPDLVRSAIRGDRAAVAGLLHTLRPLVFRYCLGRLRTWQDGSSDAEDCAQDVLLAIVNALPGYRYAADGFLAFVFGIASHKVSDFHRRRARDRTSPVAEPPADRWTGGDPTGEEVQRSAALDRSSGLLDTLPPRQREILVLRIILGMTAEETAAAVGLASAGAVRVAQHRALATLRRGLLAQKHAS from the coding sequence ATGTCGCCGCACTCCGCCGAGGGCGCGTCCGCTCCCCCGGCGACGTTCACCCTGGACCCGGACCTCGTCCGGTCGGCGATCCGCGGCGACCGCGCCGCGGTGGCCGGGCTGCTGCACACCTTGCGGCCGCTGGTGTTCCGCTACTGCCTGGGCCGGCTCCGCACCTGGCAGGACGGCTCGTCGGACGCCGAGGACTGCGCGCAGGACGTGCTGCTGGCGATCGTCAACGCGCTGCCCGGCTACCGCTACGCGGCCGACGGCTTCCTGGCGTTCGTCTTCGGCATCGCGTCGCACAAGGTGTCGGACTTCCACCGCCGCCGGGCGCGCGACCGCACGAGCCCGGTCGCCGAGCCGCCCGCCGACCGCTGGACCGGCGGCGACCCGACCGGCGAAGAGGTCCAGCGCTCGGCGGCGCTCGACCGGTCGTCCGGCCTGCTCGACACGCTCCCGCCGCGGCAGCGCGAAATCCTGGTGCTGCGGATCATCCTCGGGATGACCGCGGAGGAGACGGCCGCCGCGGTCGGCCTCGCCAGCGCGGGCGCGGTCCGCGTCGCCCAGCACCGGGCGCTGGCCACCCTGCGGCGCGGCCTGCTCGCGCAGAAGCACGCCTCGTGA
- a CDS encoding GAF domain-containing protein, translating to MPAILAAVGGIARELELPSLLERAVATTCELVGAPRGRLELPENGVARYGGEPGAGAVEVPVRAGPQVYGTLVIEPGPGGGFSRREREVLGALTAATGMAVEKALLVDQMRRRERWLEASYDVTGALLASQNLNATLRLIAERARIVAGGTAGAIARPAGPGQLIFDVVEPPGDDADRLTGLTVPTEGTATGVAFATRRPVVVRDYGERVQEEQRDRAGPMPAMIKDLDSAISVPLLVGEDTLGVLVVAKFRDKSPFTDSDVQLAETFAGHAALAVEFSRAQEARQQLAVFEDRDRIARDLHDLVIQRLFATGLGLEGVSRLIADPAVAARVAGFAQDLDGTIREIRNSIFSLQAPAQAHGSLRAELLRVAVDARDTLGFEPRVGFDGPLDAAVPDAVRSDLIASLREALTNVARHAGATSSSVDVTVDGLGRRLTLVVRDDGTGPPPDRDRVSGLGNLAARAARWGGTCVLVAAEDGGARLEWTAELPARAGEQGSGR from the coding sequence ATGCCGGCGATCCTCGCGGCCGTGGGCGGCATCGCCCGCGAGCTGGAGCTGCCGTCGCTGCTGGAACGCGCGGTCGCGACGACGTGCGAGCTGGTCGGCGCCCCGCGCGGCCGGCTGGAGCTGCCCGAAAACGGTGTCGCCCGCTACGGCGGCGAGCCCGGTGCCGGCGCGGTCGAGGTGCCGGTCCGCGCCGGGCCGCAGGTCTACGGGACCCTCGTCATCGAACCCGGCCCCGGCGGCGGGTTCTCCCGGCGGGAACGGGAAGTGCTGGGCGCGCTCACCGCGGCGACCGGGATGGCCGTGGAAAAGGCCCTGCTCGTCGACCAGATGCGCCGCCGCGAACGCTGGCTCGAAGCCTCTTACGACGTCACCGGCGCGCTGCTCGCGTCGCAGAACTTGAACGCCACGCTCCGGCTGATCGCCGAACGCGCCCGCATCGTCGCCGGCGGCACGGCGGGTGCGATCGCCCGCCCGGCCGGGCCGGGGCAGCTGATCTTCGACGTCGTCGAGCCCCCGGGCGACGACGCCGACCGGCTCACCGGGCTGACCGTCCCCACCGAAGGCACCGCCACCGGCGTCGCGTTCGCGACCCGCCGCCCGGTCGTCGTGCGCGACTACGGCGAGCGCGTCCAGGAGGAGCAGCGCGACCGCGCCGGGCCGATGCCGGCGATGATCAAGGACCTCGACTCGGCCATCTCGGTGCCGCTGCTCGTCGGCGAGGACACCCTCGGGGTGCTGGTGGTCGCGAAGTTCCGCGACAAGTCGCCGTTCACCGACTCCGACGTCCAGCTGGCCGAGACCTTCGCCGGGCACGCCGCCCTCGCCGTCGAGTTCTCCCGCGCGCAGGAAGCGCGCCAGCAGCTGGCGGTGTTCGAAGACCGCGACCGGATCGCCCGCGACCTGCACGACCTGGTCATCCAGCGGCTCTTCGCGACCGGGCTGGGCCTGGAGGGCGTGAGCAGGCTGATCGCCGACCCGGCGGTCGCCGCGCGCGTGGCCGGGTTCGCCCAGGACCTCGACGGCACCATCCGCGAGATCCGCAACAGCATCTTTTCGCTGCAGGCACCCGCGCAGGCGCACGGCAGCCTCCGCGCGGAGCTGCTGCGGGTGGCCGTGGACGCCCGCGACACGCTGGGGTTCGAGCCGCGCGTCGGGTTCGACGGGCCGCTCGACGCAGCGGTGCCGGACGCCGTCCGCTCGGACCTGATCGCGTCGCTGCGCGAAGCGCTGACGAACGTCGCGCGGCACGCCGGGGCGACGTCGTCGTCGGTCGACGTGACCGTCGACGGCCTGGGCCGGCGGCTGACCCTGGTCGTGCGCGACGACGGAACGGGCCCGCCGCCGGACCGCGACCGGGTCAGCGGGCTCGGCAACCTGGCCGCGCGGGCCGCCCGCTGGGGCGGGACGTGCGTGCTGGTGGCCGCCGAAGACGGCGGCGCCCGGCTGGAATGGACCGCCGAACTGCCGGCCAGGGCCGGCGAGCAGGGGAGTGGACGATGA